A window of Garciella nitratireducens DSM 15102 contains these coding sequences:
- the mraZ gene encoding division/cell wall cluster transcriptional repressor MraZ, producing the protein MFIGEYQHTIDSKGRIIIPSKFREDLGEQFILTKGLDGCLFVYSLKEWKSLEDKLSTLPLTSKDARAFIRFFFAGATECGFDKQGRIVIPSNLREYSQISKEAIVIGVSNRLEIWSKENWIAYNEDDNLSYDAIAEKMSLLGI; encoded by the coding sequence ATGTTTATCGGTGAATATCAACATACTATAGATAGTAAAGGTAGAATTATTATCCCATCAAAATTTAGAGAAGATTTAGGAGAACAATTCATATTAACGAAGGGTTTAGATGGATGTTTGTTTGTATATTCTTTAAAAGAATGGAAATCTTTAGAGGATAAGTTATCTACTTTACCATTAACCAGTAAAGATGCAAGAGCTTTTATACGTTTCTTTTTTGCAGGCGCAACAGAATGTGGATTTGATAAACAAGGAAGAATTGTAATTCCAAGTAATTTAAGAGAGTATTCACAAATTTCAAAAGAAGCGATTGTTATAGGTGTTTCTAATAGATTAGAAATATGGAGTAAAGAAAATTGGATAGCCTATAATGAGGATGATAACTTAAGTTATGATGCAATTGCTGAAAAAATGTCTTTGTTAGGAATATAA
- the rsmH gene encoding 16S rRNA (cytosine(1402)-N(4))-methyltransferase RsmH, with protein sequence MEFNHVPILLNECIENLKIHPNGIYVDGTLGGAGHGVAICKNLTIQGHFIGIDQDENAIKAAQKRLMGFPPKISVIRDNFRNIKSILEKLKIEHIDGMFLDLGVSSHQLDEPLRGFSYQNDAPLDMRMDNRKTFTAKDIVNHYSKQELTKIIKTYGEEKWAARISQFIVEYRKNKEINTTGELVDIIKKAIPAKARRNGPHPAKRTFQAIRIEVNNELDILKDSIEDIVDCLNPEGRICIISFHSLEDRIVKKTFQKLENPCECPPEFPQCVCNKKPKIKIITKRPIIPTELELKNNPRARSAKLRVAQKIGSK encoded by the coding sequence ATGGAATTTAATCACGTTCCTATATTATTAAATGAATGTATTGAAAACTTAAAAATTCATCCTAATGGGATTTATGTGGATGGTACTTTAGGAGGGGCTGGTCACGGAGTTGCTATATGTAAAAATCTCACAATTCAGGGACATTTTATTGGAATTGATCAAGACGAAAATGCAATAAAAGCAGCTCAAAAGAGATTAATGGGATTCCCCCCTAAAATATCTGTTATTAGAGACAATTTTAGGAATATAAAATCTATTTTAGAAAAATTAAAAATAGAGCATATTGATGGAATGTTTTTAGATTTAGGGGTTTCTTCTCATCAATTAGATGAACCATTGAGAGGATTTTCTTATCAAAATGATGCTCCATTAGATATGAGGATGGATAATAGAAAAACATTCACTGCTAAAGATATAGTAAATCACTATTCTAAACAAGAACTAACGAAAATTATCAAGACTTATGGTGAAGAAAAATGGGCTGCTAGAATTTCGCAATTTATTGTAGAATATAGAAAAAATAAAGAAATTAATACTACAGGAGAATTGGTGGATATTATAAAAAAGGCGATACCTGCAAAGGCTAGAAGAAATGGACCGCATCCTGCAAAAAGGACGTTTCAAGCTATACGAATTGAAGTGAATAATGAATTAGATATATTAAAAGATTCGATTGAAGATATTGTGGATTGTTTAAATCCTGAAGGGAGAATTTGTATTATAAGTTTTCATTCTTTGGAGGATAGGATTGTTAAAAAGACATTTCAAAAATTAGAAAATCCTTGTGAATGTCCTCCAGAGTTTCCACAGTGCGTATGTAATAAAAAACCTAAGATAAAAATTATTACAAAAAGGCCAATTATACCTACTGAACTAGAATTAAAAAATAATCCTAGAGCTAGGAGTGCAAAGTTGAGAGTTGCACAAAAGATTGGTTCTAAATAA